One part of the Ruegeria sp. SCSIO 43209 genome encodes these proteins:
- a CDS encoding aldehyde dehydrogenase produces the protein MRQFQHYIGGTFSDGTAHFDSLDPATGTVWAKMPEARTHDVNAAVEAACSALNAPEWATMTATARGKLLYRLADLVAENAQTLAELETRDTGKIIRETSAQIAYVADYYRYYAGLADKIEGAHLPIDKPDMEVWLRREPVGVVAAIVPWNSQLFLSAVKIGPALAAGCTVVLKASEDGPAPMLEFARIFDQAGFPPGVLNVITGFGPECGAVLTSHPDVDHVAFTGGPETARHIVRNSAENLASTSLELGGKSPFIVFEDADIESAVNAQVSGIFAATGQSCVAGSRLVISDKIKDEFLARLTEKAGEIVIGAPDDLKTEVGPLCTQAQLVTAADLVADSVSAGATVIAGGQPLDREGHYFPPTIIDCTDAPDAPCLTREAFGPILSVVSFGTEAEAVQIANNTAFGLASGVFTKDLTRAHRMIRRIRAGIVWVNTYRAVSPIAPFGGHGLSGHGREGGLQAALDYTRVKSVWLRTSDDPIPDPFVMR, from the coding sequence ATGCGGCAGTTTCAGCACTATATCGGCGGCACGTTTTCGGATGGGACCGCGCATTTCGACAGCCTTGATCCCGCGACGGGCACCGTTTGGGCGAAAATGCCTGAGGCCCGAACACATGATGTGAACGCCGCGGTTGAGGCTGCGTGTTCAGCGCTGAATGCCCCCGAATGGGCGACCATGACAGCAACGGCGCGTGGTAAACTGTTGTACCGGCTGGCCGATCTGGTCGCCGAAAATGCTCAGACCTTAGCCGAGCTTGAAACGCGCGATACCGGCAAGATCATTCGCGAAACCTCTGCTCAGATCGCCTATGTCGCGGACTACTACCGTTACTATGCCGGATTGGCGGACAAAATCGAAGGGGCGCACCTGCCGATCGACAAGCCCGACATGGAGGTTTGGCTGCGCCGCGAACCAGTTGGTGTGGTGGCCGCCATAGTGCCGTGGAATTCGCAACTGTTCCTGTCTGCGGTCAAGATTGGCCCGGCGCTTGCCGCCGGTTGCACAGTCGTTCTGAAAGCATCCGAAGATGGTCCGGCCCCGATGCTGGAATTCGCGCGTATTTTCGATCAGGCAGGCTTCCCGCCCGGAGTTCTGAACGTCATCACCGGCTTCGGGCCGGAATGCGGCGCCGTTCTGACCAGTCACCCGGATGTCGATCATGTTGCCTTTACAGGCGGCCCGGAAACCGCGCGCCATATCGTGCGCAACTCGGCTGAAAACCTCGCTTCGACTTCGTTGGAACTGGGCGGAAAATCCCCGTTCATCGTGTTCGAAGATGCCGATATCGAAAGTGCTGTGAACGCGCAGGTCTCGGGGATCTTTGCTGCGACCGGGCAAAGCTGCGTGGCGGGATCGCGATTGGTAATCTCTGACAAGATCAAAGATGAGTTTCTGGCCCGGCTCACCGAAAAAGCGGGTGAGATCGTGATCGGGGCGCCCGATGACCTAAAGACCGAGGTTGGCCCGCTGTGCACTCAGGCTCAGCTTGTGACTGCTGCAGATCTGGTTGCTGATTCCGTCTCGGCAGGGGCTACCGTGATAGCGGGTGGGCAACCTTTGGACCGTGAGGGGCACTATTTTCCACCGACAATCATTGATTGTACGGACGCGCCTGATGCGCCCTGTCTGACGCGCGAAGCCTTTGGTCCGATCCTCTCGGTGGTCAGTTTCGGGACCGAAGCGGAGGCGGTACAAATAGCCAACAACACCGCGTTTGGGCTGGCGTCGGGTGTCTTTACCAAAGACTTGACCCGCGCACATCGAATGATCCGCAGAATTCGGGCTGGCATTGTCTGGGTTAACACATATCGCGCTGTCAGCCCGATTGCTCCATTCGGAGGTCATGGACTGTCGGGCCACGGGCGCGAAGGGGGCCTACAGGCGGCGCTTGATTACACACGGGTCAAATCGGTCTGGTTGCGCACAAGCGACGATCCGATCCCCGATCCGTTCGTGATGCGGTGA
- a CDS encoding aspartate/glutamate racemase family protein yields the protein MKPRVTGILGGMGPEATILLQQRVLSKVQAADDADHLPLLIDMNPQVPSRIAHLIEGNGSDPGPVLADMARGLEQSGATALAMPCNTAHHYAAQIEDAVSIPFLNMVDLSVDQAAQLLPSGSQVGILASPALRKVGIFDAPLNRAGFTAIWPEDEDRMLGTIRHIKSEGPTGAALSTLSDAANALSGRGAALLFVACSEFSLLTRDLPKSVPIIDTVDVLAGAIHSHSLTR from the coding sequence ATGAAACCCCGCGTCACCGGCATATTGGGCGGAATGGGCCCAGAGGCGACAATTCTGTTGCAGCAGCGCGTGTTATCCAAGGTACAGGCGGCGGATGATGCCGATCACCTGCCACTATTGATTGACATGAACCCACAGGTGCCTTCCCGCATCGCGCACCTGATCGAGGGCAACGGGTCTGATCCCGGGCCGGTTCTGGCCGATATGGCGAGAGGATTGGAGCAATCAGGGGCAACCGCGCTTGCGATGCCGTGTAACACCGCACACCACTATGCGGCGCAGATAGAGGACGCCGTCTCGATCCCCTTTCTAAACATGGTAGACCTGTCCGTGGATCAAGCGGCGCAGCTCCTGCCTTCTGGCAGCCAGGTCGGAATTCTTGCCTCCCCAGCGCTGCGAAAGGTCGGAATTTTTGACGCCCCCCTGAACCGCGCCGGATTTACCGCAATCTGGCCCGAGGATGAAGATAGGATGCTCGGCACGATCCGCCACATCAAATCTGAAGGGCCAACCGGCGCTGCACTCAGCACACTTTCCGACGCTGCTAACGCCCTTTCGGGCCGGGGTGCCGCGCTTTTGTTTGTGGCCTGCTCCGAATTCTCTCTGCTCACCCGCGACTTGCCCAAAAGCGTTCCGATCATCGACACCGTCGATGTTCTGGCGGGCGCTATCCACTCCCACTCTCTGACGCGTTGA
- a CDS encoding D-cysteine desulfhydrase produces MHLSRFPRVFLAHLPTPLERMDRMSEALGIDLWIKRDDCTGMSTGGNKTRKLEFLFGEALEQGADMVMTQGATQSNHARQTAAFAARLGLKCHILLEDRTSYNNANYNNNGNVLLDHLHGATTEKFPGGHDMPAEMERSAAKKREEGHNVYVIPGGGSNPTGALGYVNCALELVSQANNAGLKIDRVVHATGSSGTQAGLVTGLCAMNTGIPVLGIGTRAPQPKQEQMVYDLACNTAEKLGCPDVVRREDVMANTDYVGDGYGLPTESGIEAIRMFAELEGILLDPVYSAKGAAGLIDLARKGSFKDERVVFLHTGGSVGLFGYDFAFDHTDRWVNL; encoded by the coding sequence ATGCATCTTTCCCGTTTTCCCCGTGTTTTTCTTGCCCATCTGCCAACACCGCTTGAACGGATGGATCGTATGTCCGAGGCTCTGGGAATCGATCTTTGGATCAAGCGAGACGACTGCACCGGCATGTCGACGGGTGGCAACAAGACCCGCAAACTAGAGTTTCTGTTCGGCGAAGCGCTCGAACAAGGCGCAGACATGGTGATGACACAAGGGGCAACGCAATCGAACCATGCGCGTCAAACCGCTGCATTCGCTGCCCGGCTGGGTTTGAAATGTCATATCCTACTGGAAGACCGCACCAGCTATAACAACGCCAACTACAACAACAATGGCAATGTCCTGCTGGATCATCTGCATGGCGCAACCACCGAGAAGTTTCCCGGCGGCCACGACATGCCCGCCGAGATGGAGCGTTCGGCCGCGAAGAAGCGTGAAGAAGGTCACAACGTCTATGTCATTCCGGGCGGAGGTTCGAACCCGACCGGAGCGCTTGGCTATGTAAACTGCGCGCTAGAGCTTGTGAGCCAAGCCAATAACGCCGGTCTCAAAATCGATCGCGTGGTGCATGCGACGGGCTCCTCGGGCACGCAAGCCGGGCTGGTCACCGGGCTTTGCGCCATGAATACGGGCATTCCGGTTCTTGGCATTGGCACCCGCGCGCCGCAGCCCAAACAAGAGCAGATGGTCTATGATCTAGCCTGCAACACGGCTGAGAAATTGGGTTGCCCAGACGTGGTGCGGCGCGAGGATGTGATGGCCAATACCGACTATGTAGGCGACGGCTACGGCTTGCCGACCGAAAGCGGCATTGAGGCGATCCGCATGTTTGCCGAACTGGAAGGCATTCTGCTCGACCCGGTCTATTCCGCCAAAGGGGCCGCCGGTCTGATCGATCTGGCGCGCAAGGGCTCGTTCAAGGATGAGCGCGTGGTGTTCTTGCATACCGGAGGCTCGGTTGGCCTGTTCGGTTATGATTTCGCTTTCGATCACACCGACCGCTGGGTCAATCTGTAA
- the hisD gene encoding histidinol dehydrogenase, whose translation MAVSYLKTALPRPDAENSDIRDIVAIMLSNIEREGEEAVRRYAGTLDGWTGEFVLTDEARKAACDRVPEQVKDDIRFAHANIRRFAEAQMTTVSECEIEVMPGLIAGQKQIPISSAGCYVPGGRYSHIASALMTITTAKVAGVSHITAVSPPRPGAGIPDAIVYAMDLSGADLILNLGGVQGIAAMAHGFFGARPADILVGPGNSYVAEAKRMLFGKVGIDMFAGPTDTLVIADHTASIETVAWDLVSQAEHGVDSPVWLVSTDKALAQGVIARADALIESLPEPNASAARTAWRDRAEIILCNSRDEAARVANNYAPEHLQVIAEDLDWWLDQLTTYGSLFLGAETTVPFGDKTSGPNHVLPTSGAARYTGGLSVHKFTKTVTWQRCSAQASHELAERTARISRMEGMEGHARAAEMRLSKVC comes from the coding sequence ATGGCCGTCTCTTATCTGAAAACCGCCCTGCCCCGCCCCGATGCAGAAAATTCGGATATCCGCGATATCGTCGCAATCATGCTCTCCAATATCGAGCGTGAGGGCGAAGAGGCCGTTCGGCGCTATGCCGGAACGCTCGATGGCTGGACGGGAGAGTTCGTGTTGACTGATGAAGCGCGCAAAGCCGCATGTGACCGCGTGCCTGAACAGGTCAAAGACGACATCCGCTTTGCCCATGCCAATATCCGTCGATTCGCCGAAGCGCAGATGACCACGGTGAGCGAATGCGAGATCGAGGTGATGCCCGGCCTGATTGCAGGTCAGAAACAGATCCCGATCTCGAGCGCGGGATGCTACGTTCCTGGTGGTCGGTATAGCCATATCGCAAGTGCGTTGATGACAATTACCACGGCAAAGGTGGCTGGGGTGTCCCACATCACGGCGGTCTCGCCACCGCGTCCCGGTGCGGGCATCCCTGATGCAATAGTTTATGCGATGGACCTTAGCGGTGCAGATCTGATCCTGAATTTGGGCGGAGTTCAGGGGATTGCTGCGATGGCCCATGGCTTTTTTGGTGCGCGGCCAGCCGACATTCTTGTCGGTCCGGGAAACTCCTATGTCGCCGAGGCGAAACGGATGCTGTTTGGTAAGGTTGGCATCGACATGTTTGCAGGTCCAACCGATACCTTGGTCATTGCCGATCACACAGCATCGATCGAGACTGTCGCCTGGGATCTGGTGAGCCAAGCCGAGCACGGCGTCGATAGCCCTGTCTGGCTGGTCAGCACCGATAAAGCTTTGGCCCAGGGTGTTATCGCGCGCGCCGATGCCCTGATCGAAAGTCTTCCCGAGCCGAACGCTAGTGCAGCGCGCACGGCATGGCGCGACCGGGCCGAGATCATTCTTTGCAACAGCCGCGACGAGGCTGCCAGGGTCGCCAATAACTACGCGCCCGAACATCTGCAGGTGATCGCCGAGGACCTGGATTGGTGGCTGGACCAACTGACCACCTATGGATCGCTGTTTCTGGGTGCCGAAACAACAGTGCCCTTCGGCGACAAGACGTCCGGGCCAAATCATGTTTTGCCGACAAGCGGAGCGGCCCGATATACCGGCGGTCTGTCAGTGCATAAATTCACCAAAACGGTGACATGGCAGCGCTGCTCAGCGCAAGCCTCGCACGAGCTTGCTGAACGCACTGCTAGGATCAGTCGGATGGAAGGCATGGAAGGCCACGCACGCGCGGCAGAAATGCGATTGTCTAAAGTGTGCTAA
- a CDS encoding ABC transporter substrate-binding protein — protein sequence MIKKYLLTTAYAGIAAVTASQAAALDELTVAYFLEWPMPFQYAKANGTYEEELGVKINWVSFDTGTAMSAAMASGDVQIAVSQGVPPFVVTTSAGQDIQIVDVAVSYSDNDNCVVAEALEIDKGNAGELNGKKVGVPIGTAAHYGFLSQMSHFGVDIGSMEIVDMAPADGAAAFAQGNLDMVCGWGGALRRMTEHGNILLTGAEKEEIGILVFDVTSAPASFIEEEPELLSKFLKVTADANAKWNAGDSKDEMLPVIAKDAGMDPADAEATIATFTFPSVEDQLSEKWLGGGAQDFMQGVANVFVSAGSIESALDSYDGAVNAGPLTAANN from the coding sequence ATGATCAAGAAATATCTGCTCACAACAGCATATGCCGGGATTGCGGCCGTTACCGCTTCACAAGCCGCCGCGCTTGATGAACTGACGGTTGCATATTTCCTCGAATGGCCGATGCCGTTCCAGTATGCGAAAGCAAACGGAACCTACGAAGAAGAACTGGGCGTCAAGATCAACTGGGTGTCTTTCGACACCGGTACCGCCATGTCAGCTGCGATGGCCTCGGGTGATGTACAGATCGCGGTCAGCCAAGGGGTACCACCGTTTGTGGTAACCACTTCGGCCGGTCAGGACATCCAGATCGTCGATGTGGCGGTCAGCTATTCAGACAACGACAACTGCGTTGTTGCCGAAGCGCTTGAAATCGACAAGGGCAATGCGGGTGAATTGAACGGCAAGAAGGTCGGTGTTCCGATCGGCACAGCTGCGCATTACGGTTTCCTGTCGCAAATGTCTCACTTTGGTGTCGACATCGGTTCAATGGAAATTGTTGACATGGCTCCGGCCGATGGCGCCGCGGCATTTGCGCAGGGCAACCTCGATATGGTTTGCGGCTGGGGTGGCGCGCTTCGTCGCATGACCGAGCATGGCAACATCCTGCTGACCGGTGCTGAAAAAGAAGAGATCGGTATCCTGGTGTTCGACGTCACTAGCGCTCCGGCAAGCTTCATCGAAGAAGAGCCCGAGCTTCTGTCGAAGTTCCTTAAGGTTACCGCAGATGCCAACGCCAAGTGGAACGCAGGCGACAGCAAAGATGAAATGCTGCCGGTGATTGCCAAGGATGCTGGTATGGATCCTGCAGACGCTGAAGCCACAATCGCGACTTTCACCTTCCCGTCAGTTGAAGACCAGCTGTCCGAGAAGTGGCTGGGAGGTGGCGCGCAAGACTTCATGCAGGGTGTTGCAAACGTGTTCGTGTCGGCAGGCAGCATCGAATCCGCTCTGGATTCGTATGATGGTGCCGTTAATGCAGGCCCGCTGACAGCTGCGAATAACTAA
- a CDS encoding LysR family transcriptional regulator — translation MTKKALSLRWLEVFQLISKLGSIQKVSAETGLSISTVSNHLRSLEKALDVDLVDHSRRPMGLTPAGTVFSRHVHDGLIALKRGEAELRSGSWQHATDLRLGLIDDFDSRVAPELFRHLSASLPRCNFRHFTRPSHEILDKLQSQKLDAGVATRPPEHFEGLIEFPLLRDPFIVILPPAYDGPVEELTKSDSPLPLLRYSRDHTIGRLIEIQLTRSKINLPNRFELECNQSIIGLVAGGSGWTITTAASYYRARRFHKDTRALPFPGKSFARTVSLFTTNIYPSTTTRLIHNTLQNLIRRHVTEPMNSRFPWLNDDFRTIPAPPE, via the coding sequence ATGACAAAGAAAGCACTCAGTCTCAGGTGGCTGGAGGTCTTCCAACTTATTTCCAAGTTGGGTTCAATCCAAAAGGTGTCAGCTGAAACCGGTTTGTCAATCAGTACGGTCTCCAATCACTTGCGCAGTCTTGAAAAGGCGCTGGATGTGGATTTGGTGGACCACAGCCGCAGACCAATGGGTCTGACACCCGCAGGCACGGTGTTCTCACGACATGTGCATGACGGCCTGATCGCCTTGAAACGGGGCGAGGCCGAGCTTCGCTCGGGCAGTTGGCAACATGCAACAGATTTGCGTCTGGGCCTGATTGACGATTTTGACAGCCGGGTCGCGCCAGAACTGTTCCGTCATCTCTCTGCAAGCCTGCCGCGGTGCAATTTTCGCCACTTTACCCGCCCCAGCCATGAGATTCTTGACAAACTGCAGTCTCAAAAGCTGGATGCAGGCGTTGCGACCCGACCTCCTGAGCACTTTGAGGGGTTAATCGAATTCCCGCTACTTCGAGATCCGTTTATCGTCATTCTTCCGCCCGCATATGACGGACCGGTCGAGGAACTGACCAAATCAGACAGTCCGCTTCCGCTTTTACGATATTCGCGTGATCACACCATAGGCAGACTCATCGAAATTCAGCTAACCCGTAGCAAGATCAACCTGCCCAACCGGTTCGAACTTGAATGTAATCAGTCAATTATCGGACTTGTCGCCGGGGGCAGTGGTTGGACGATCACGACTGCTGCCAGCTACTATCGCGCACGACGATTCCACAAAGATACACGCGCATTACCTTTCCCGGGCAAAAGCTTTGCGCGTACCGTATCGTTGTTCACGACCAATATCTATCCGTCGACAACCACACGACTGATCCACAACACACTGCAAAACCTGATCCGTCGTCATGTGACCGAGCCTATGAATTCGCGGTTTCCGTGGTTGAATGACGACTTTCGAACCATTCCCGCACCCCCCGAATGA
- a CDS encoding LLM class flavin-dependent oxidoreductase, which produces MRFSLFVHMERTSPDQDQQELYENFIELAKIADAGGMHAVWTGEHHGMDFTISPNPFLNIVDLARQTNNVRLGTGTVIAPFWHPIRLAGEAAMTDMITNGRLDLGIARGAYSYEYERMVPGLDAWEAGQRMRELVPAVRGLWEGDHALDGEFHSFPATTSSPKPLQQNGPPIWVAARDPNSHEFAVSNGCHVQVTPLWQGDEEITRLMDTFNAACAKFHDVPRPEIMLLNHTYIASDEADARRAAEEINRFYCYFGAWFKNERPVSQGLIQTLSDDDIANHPFYSPEAMIRDNVIATPDKAIERLKGYSDLGYDEYSFWIDSGMSFERKKASLERFIADVMPAFA; this is translated from the coding sequence ATGCGGTTTTCGCTTTTCGTTCATATGGAACGCACCTCTCCCGATCAGGACCAGCAGGAGCTGTATGAAAACTTCATAGAACTGGCCAAGATCGCTGATGCGGGTGGTATGCATGCGGTCTGGACCGGCGAACATCACGGGATGGATTTCACCATCTCGCCGAACCCGTTCCTGAATATCGTCGATCTGGCACGCCAGACCAACAATGTGCGTCTGGGAACCGGAACCGTTATCGCTCCGTTCTGGCATCCGATCCGGCTGGCCGGAGAGGCCGCAATGACGGACATGATCACGAATGGCCGTTTGGATCTGGGCATCGCGCGTGGCGCCTACAGCTATGAATACGAGCGGATGGTGCCGGGGCTGGACGCCTGGGAGGCAGGCCAGCGTATGCGCGAGCTTGTTCCGGCAGTGCGGGGTCTTTGGGAGGGCGATCATGCGCTGGACGGAGAGTTTCATTCTTTCCCGGCAACCACATCTTCGCCCAAGCCTCTGCAACAAAACGGTCCACCGATCTGGGTTGCCGCGCGCGATCCCAACAGTCATGAGTTTGCGGTATCGAACGGTTGTCACGTGCAGGTCACCCCTTTGTGGCAGGGCGACGAAGAGATCACCCGGCTGATGGATACGTTCAACGCAGCCTGCGCCAAATTCCATGACGTCCCGCGCCCCGAAATCATGCTGTTGAACCACACCTATATCGCCTCGGACGAGGCGGATGCCCGTCGCGCGGCGGAAGAGATCAATCGCTTTTATTGCTATTTCGGCGCGTGGTTCAAAAACGAACGCCCTGTGTCGCAGGGTCTGATCCAGACGCTGAGCGATGACGACATCGCTAACCATCCCTTCTATTCGCCCGAGGCGATGATCCGGGACAATGTGATCGCCACGCCTGACAAAGCAATCGAACGCCTCAAGGGCTATAGCGATCTTGGATATGATGAGTATTCTTTCTGGATCGACAGTGGGATGAGCTTTGAGCGCAAGAAAGCCTCGCTAGAGCGGTTCATCGCGGACGTCATGCCCGCCTTCGCCTAA
- a CDS encoding ABC transporter permease → MIVLLFYIGLFGGAFFIVYALRRGLQSRQDFTSLKTVTFGDESAVRADRAASIISVLVIFVIWAAFTGSKLFPIHVPGPFVGDTQFTYTLENADGSTDEATIFVRVPAFGEEAEKFEVEPGSGFAKDDAVAAAAGRSSTILFDKNDDAKRNEGAKIVAINGTPIGEGQKVDTGDGTVTLTGKGAISFTPKQGLQMNPIWLPAPETVVARFFEIANEGYQNFSLWEHLGWSLLRVIAGFIAGALVGIPLGYAMGLSGWFRGWFDPIVEFMRPVPPLALIPLVIIWFGIWETGKIVLLFLAALWIMTIAARAGVSGVNISKIHAAYSLGASKWQIMRHVIVPNSLPEIFTGARVAMGVCWGTVVAAELVAAQKGAGMMIIAASKFQLTDIVIMGIVLIGVIGYGIDILMRKAENWLVPWKGRS, encoded by the coding sequence ATGATTGTACTTCTCTTCTATATCGGCCTGTTCGGTGGCGCGTTTTTCATCGTCTACGCGTTACGCCGCGGTTTGCAATCGCGTCAGGATTTCACAAGCTTGAAAACTGTGACTTTCGGCGACGAAAGTGCCGTACGAGCGGATAGGGCTGCGTCGATAATCTCGGTTCTCGTGATCTTTGTGATCTGGGCGGCTTTCACCGGCTCGAAGTTGTTTCCGATCCATGTGCCGGGCCCATTTGTGGGTGATACGCAATTCACCTATACGCTCGAAAACGCGGATGGCAGCACGGATGAAGCCACGATTTTTGTTCGCGTTCCAGCCTTCGGTGAGGAAGCAGAGAAATTCGAGGTCGAGCCCGGCAGCGGATTTGCCAAAGACGATGCGGTTGCCGCTGCTGCGGGCCGCTCATCGACGATCCTGTTCGACAAGAACGATGATGCCAAACGTAATGAGGGTGCAAAGATCGTCGCGATCAACGGCACACCTATAGGTGAAGGCCAAAAGGTTGATACAGGCGATGGTACCGTAACGCTGACCGGGAAAGGGGCGATCAGTTTCACCCCCAAACAGGGCTTGCAGATGAACCCCATCTGGCTTCCAGCCCCTGAAACCGTTGTGGCCCGGTTCTTTGAGATTGCGAATGAAGGCTACCAGAACTTCTCGCTTTGGGAGCATCTGGGCTGGTCGCTGTTGCGCGTGATTGCTGGGTTTATCGCAGGTGCGCTTGTGGGGATTCCGCTGGGTTATGCAATGGGCCTATCCGGTTGGTTCCGCGGCTGGTTCGATCCGATTGTCGAGTTCATGCGACCGGTGCCGCCACTTGCGCTGATCCCACTGGTGATCATCTGGTTCGGCATCTGGGAGACCGGCAAGATCGTTCTGCTGTTCCTTGCGGCCCTTTGGATCATGACCATCGCCGCGCGGGCTGGTGTGTCCGGTGTGAACATCTCGAAAATCCACGCAGCGTATTCTCTGGGGGCGTCGAAATGGCAGATCATGCGCCATGTGATCGTGCCCAACTCGCTGCCCGAGATTTTCACCGGTGCACGTGTGGCTATGGGTGTCTGTTGGGGAACTGTTGTTGCGGCTGAACTGGTTGCCGCACAAAAGGGCGCCGGCATGATGATCATCGCCGCATCCAAATTCCAGCTGACTGACATTGTCATCATGGGGATCGTCCTTATCGGGGTGATCGGATATGGAATCGATATCCTGATGCGCAAGGCCGAGAACTGGCTGGTGCCATGGAAAGGCCGCAGCTGA
- a CDS encoding carbohydrate kinase, with protein sequence MILCCGEALIDMIAEPTVSGSKGFVPHSGGAIFNTAIALGRLGIQTGLLSGLSTDMFGEQLIAALQISHVATSHVIRSDRPTTLAFVQLRDGHATYSFVDENTAGRMLRPEDMPDQLPGVSALYFGGISLACEPCADAYAATLDRHGADRAVMLDPNIRPSFIKDQTRYRTRLNRMIAKTDIIKVSDEDLDWIIPGPESHAEKIPLLLRAGPAIAIVTKGGDGATGYLSDGTDVSVPVQKVKVVDTVGAGDTFNAGVLAALSQTGHLNKPALRTLPTSSLRDALEYGAKVAAVTVSRAGANPPWAQEL encoded by the coding sequence ATGATCCTGTGCTGTGGAGAAGCTCTGATCGATATGATTGCCGAACCAACGGTTTCTGGCAGCAAAGGGTTTGTGCCACATTCCGGCGGCGCGATCTTCAATACAGCAATTGCATTGGGTCGTTTGGGCATTCAAACGGGGCTTCTGTCAGGGCTATCTACGGACATGTTCGGAGAACAGTTGATCGCCGCCTTGCAGATCAGCCATGTCGCGACCTCGCACGTTATCCGCTCGGACCGTCCTACGACACTTGCATTCGTGCAGTTGCGGGATGGGCACGCCACATACAGTTTTGTCGATGAGAATACGGCGGGCCGGATGCTGCGGCCCGAAGACATGCCGGATCAACTACCGGGCGTTTCCGCACTGTATTTCGGAGGGATCAGCCTGGCTTGCGAACCCTGTGCCGATGCCTACGCGGCCACACTTGATCGTCATGGCGCGGATCGTGCCGTAATGCTGGACCCCAATATTCGACCCAGCTTTATCAAGGATCAGACGCGATACCGGACCCGCTTGAACCGTATGATCGCAAAGACCGACATCATTAAAGTTTCCGATGAAGACCTTGATTGGATTATACCGGGCCCCGAAAGCCATGCCGAGAAAATTCCACTGCTGCTTCGAGCAGGACCAGCGATTGCAATCGTGACCAAAGGGGGGGATGGCGCGACAGGCTATCTTTCTGATGGAACGGACGTATCCGTACCCGTCCAGAAAGTTAAGGTCGTGGATACTGTTGGTGCTGGCGATACGTTCAACGCAGGTGTGCTGGCTGCGCTAAGCCAAACCGGTCATCTCAACAAGCCCGCCTTGCGCACTTTGCCCACAAGCAGTCTTCGCGACGCGCTTGAATACGGTGCAAAGGTCGCTGCCGTCACCGTATCCCGAGCGGGGGCAAACCCGCCTTGGGCACAGGAGCTCTGA
- a CDS encoding taurine ABC transporter ATP-binding protein, with amino-acid sequence MPELDIVELSMRFDLPNGSSVQALQDVSLSLKEGELMSVLGPSGCGKTTLLNIVAGFLAPTSGKIELNGHLVKGPDAERGMVFQKGALFEWMNVRENVEFGPRMKGMPKAERDQISDHLLEVVGLQDFKDKAVYELSGGMQQRVALARCLANEPDVILMDEPLGALDALTREKMQGLVLKLWKETGKTIILITHSVEEALLLGERLIVMAPRPGRIHREYNLPFAERGVNADLRDVKKSEGFAEKRDEILSMIWEMEEEIMGRTEQAS; translated from the coding sequence ATGCCTGAACTGGACATCGTAGAATTGTCCATGCGCTTTGACTTACCCAACGGCTCCTCAGTACAGGCCCTACAAGATGTTTCACTCAGCCTTAAAGAGGGTGAGCTGATGTCTGTCCTTGGCCCGTCGGGCTGTGGTAAAACGACGTTGCTGAACATCGTTGCAGGATTTCTGGCGCCGACATCTGGCAAGATTGAACTGAACGGCCATCTGGTCAAAGGCCCTGATGCTGAACGCGGGATGGTGTTTCAGAAGGGCGCGTTGTTCGAATGGATGAACGTGCGGGAAAATGTCGAGTTTGGCCCGCGTATGAAAGGCATGCCCAAAGCCGAGCGTGACCAGATTTCCGACCATCTGCTTGAGGTCGTGGGGCTGCAGGATTTCAAGGACAAGGCGGTTTATGAACTATCGGGCGGGATGCAGCAGCGTGTTGCGTTGGCGCGGTGCCTGGCAAACGAGCCGGACGTCATCCTGATGGACGAACCGCTGGGTGCTTTGGATGCGCTGACCCGTGAGAAAATGCAGGGCCTTGTCCTGAAGCTTTGGAAAGAAACGGGCAAGACGATCATCCTGATCACCCACTCGGTCGAAGAGGCCTTGTTGCTGGGTGAGCGTTTGATTGTCATGGCCCCCAGACCGGGGCGCATTCACCGCGAATACAATCTGCCTTTTGCTGAACGCGGTGTGAATGCCGATCTGCGTGATGTGAAGAAATCCGAAGGTTTTGCGGAAAAGCGCGATGAGATCCTCTCGATGATCTGGGAGATGGAAGAAGAAATTATGGGTCGGACGGAGCAGGCATCATGA